One part of the Glycine max cultivar Williams 82 chromosome 14, Glycine_max_v4.0, whole genome shotgun sequence genome encodes these proteins:
- the LOC102668006 gene encoding bZIP transcription factor 2 produces the protein MFFHEEAEAVQSSYFPVLETMFTPSEIEELFSLVNEPASPGSGSGSGSQGSNRAVRSSHERKLRRMQSNRESARRSRWRKKRHLENLMNQLNRLRMENQKYRNRLFLTMHQNLLLSLENERLRSESMTLMARLSDLYQILGTMISQ, from the coding sequence ATGTTCTTCCACGAAGAAGCCGAAGCGGTTCAGTCCTCATACTTTCCGGTTCTCGAAACCATGTTCACTCCAAGCGAAATAGAGGAGCTGTTTTCCCTCGTTAACGAACCGGCCAGCCCGGGGTCGGGGTCTGGATCCGGTTCGCAGGGTTCGAACCGGGCGGTCCGGTCCTCGCACGAGAGAAAGCTTAGGCGAATGCAGTCGAACCGGGAGTCGGCCAGGCGGTCCCGCTGGAGAAAGAAGCGGCATTTGGAGAACCTCATGAACCAACTGAACCGGTTGAGAATGGAAAACCAGAAATATAGAAACCGGTTATTCTTAACCATGCACCAGAATCTTCTACTCTCCCTGGAGAATGAACGTCTTAGATCCGAATCCATGACCCTTATGGCTAGACTCTCGGATCTCTATCAAATTTTAGGCACCATGATTTCACAGTAG